The DNA sequence GTAGTTCGCCCACTCCCACGTCGCCGTGACGTCGTACTCAAGATACTCAAGGTAGAGACGACGCACCTTGTCAGACGTCGGATTGTGCAGTCGGCGCAGTTCCTCATGCAGGCGTGCGTGAACGAACTTGCCAGCGTAGCTGCCCTCGATGACCTTCAACCGCGTGGTCACTTCCTCAAGAATCCGATCCTCGACGTAGGTCTCCCAGGCCGTCAGAGCCATGATGAGGCCGGCGCGCTTCAGGACCTCTCCATCGGCCGGGGATGATTTCGGCAATCCATCGAAGTAGGCGAGAAGCGCCTTGGCGTCACCGATCGAACTCTGGAAGGCATCGCTAGCCTTGGACATGTTCCCCCTCGTTCTAACGTTGGGCGCTTCAGCCGCGCCCACTGACTGACATGGTAGCCGAGGACTTGCGAAGTCGGCT is a window from the Coriobacteriia bacterium genome containing:
- a CDS encoding HEPN domain-containing protein, whose protein sequence is MSKASDAFQSSIGDAKALLAYFDGLPKSSPADGEVLKRAGLIMALTAWETYVEDRILEEVTTRLKVIEGSYAGKFVHARLHEELRRLHNPTSDKVRRLYLEYLEYDVTATWEWANYKSADAKKTLDKLISTRGDVVHRSNPPASGGPPAAHPVKRDDLDKAIRFLGGLVEATERGLAS